A region from the Cannabis sativa cultivar Pink pepper isolate KNU-18-1 chromosome 9, ASM2916894v1, whole genome shotgun sequence genome encodes:
- the LOC115722035 gene encoding uncharacterized protein LOC115722035: MRELCMTLLYKSWLSESIDHNFHSFLIFISLMAPPSPTRTTPEVSSIDTVVSPFLSSTVVAAPATVTTTASSSVAAIGSLTIGSGTTPFVPIPPTSASTESFTFSSVACSSLPSFSAPATISTLPPLSSFYSAPPQEIENPPIPRPPAQDPVPPIAPPIPPIAQPQTNSYFYISSKFIGEREQIYWRDEEGKLCGFNLKSLGELEGDEITLYSFCNGLLCYSRTSSTQAFIVNPLKGEVLFLKQPPSPSSPSLRIVRSSFGLGVCGESGNETFKIILLQRTKHANLASILTLGSDTWRVLRYPSVIDVDDLEFFIEPVFEKGFLYWYAPLEHIIVFDVKLEKFSIIKTPIDAKCKICSPMEFRLVDLGGHVGFVKAHWGVLRIWYGTNHNSEGKITEWKKYDPIDIYHEGELFDFSWTLQVLGAWKDESSMLVCSSTLPRVFFCYNFVTKTATVVDFPPKHLVCNSYRGSSLLLTEFHGSSELVYLPPGLNYNTSRSGLIRRGIEDI; the protein is encoded by the exons ATGCGTGAATTGTGTATGACTCTGTTGTATAAATCTTGGCTCTCTGAGTCTATCGATCACAATTTTCATTCATTCCTAATCTTCATCTCTCTCATGGCACCTCCTAGTCCTACCAGAACAACTCCAGAAGTTTCTTCCATTGACACCGTAGTATCTCCTTTTCTTTCTTCCACCGTCGTCGCTGCTCCGGCGACTGTTACTACGACTGCTTCTTCTTCAGTCGCCGCCATCGGATCTTTGACGATTGGCTCCGGAACCACTCCGTTCGTTCCCATTCCACCGACTTCTGCTTCCACCGAGTCTTTCACCTTCTCCTCTGTTGCGTGTTCTTCGCTGCCGTCTTTCTCGGCTCCGGCGACTATTTCCACGCTTCCGCCGCTGTCTTCTTTTTACTCGGCTCCACCACAAGAAATTGAGAATCCTCCCATTCCTCGACCTCCTGCTCAAGATCCAGTTCCTCCGATTGCTCCGCCGATTCCTCCGATCGCTCAACCTCAAACaaatagttatttttatatttcttcaaAATTTATTGGAGAAAGAGAACAGATATATTGGAGGGATGAAGAAGGGAAGTTATGTGGTTTTAATCTCAAATCGCTTGGTGAATTGGAAGGAGACGAGATCACCTTATATTCTTTTTGTAATGGACTACTTTGCTACTCTCGGACATCTTCTACCCAAGCTTTCATAGTCAATCCACTGAAGGGGGAAGTTCTTTTCCTCAAACAGCCACCTTCACCTTCGAGTCCTTCACTAAGAATTGTTAGGTCATCCTTCGGACTGGGTGTTTGCGGGGAATCAGGTAATGAGACTTTCAAAATTATTCTTCTTCAACGTACTAAACATGCGAACCTCGCTAGTATTTTGACCTTAGGATCTGATACTTGGAGAGTCCTCCGCTACCCCTCTGTTATAGACGTAGATGACTTAGAATTCTTTATCGAACCTGTTTTTGAGAAAGGATTCCTTTATTGGTATGCACCACTTGAACACATCATCGTCTTTGATGTTAAGCTTGAAAAATTCTCAATCATAAAAACTCCAATTGATGCAAAGTGCAAAATATGCTCGCCTATGGAGTTTCGTCTGGTGGATTTAGGTGGCCATGTAGGTTTCGTCAAAGCACACTGGGGAGTTTTGAGAATTTGGTATGGTACGAACCACAACAGTGAAGGAAAAATCACTGAATGGAAAAAATATGACCCCATTGACATTTATCATGAGGGGGAGCTGTTTGATTTCTCATGGACTTTACAAGTTTTAGGAGCATGGAAAGACGAATCTAGCATGTTGGTCTGTAGCTCGACTTTGCCTAGAGTTTTTTTCTGCTATAACTTTGTTACTAAGACTGCTACTGTGGTTGATTTTCCCCCTAAGCATTTAGTGTGTAACAGCTATAGAGGGTCGTCTCTTTTGCTTACGGAGTTCCATGGTAGTTCTGAACTAGTGTATCTACCACCTGGACTGAACTACAACACGAG CCGAAGTGGTTTAATAAGGAGGGGAATTGAAGATATTTGA